From the genome of Trichocoleus sp. FACHB-46:
CAGTAATTGCACCATGCCACCACTACCAAGCACCAAAGAACCAGCGAACCAAGCACAGAAAAAGTCCAACGTGAAAGCCACGGCACGTCGCCAAATTGGCGCTTTAGGAAGGCGAGCTGCTACAAGGTCACTGCGCATATATTGTGAGCGTTCCGGGATAAAGCGTGAAGTTGGGCGGATTCTGTCTAAATCATGAGTACGAACTGCTGAAACCTCACCGTCCTATAGGGGTGATGTCCAGCTGGGCGCAGCTACTTAAAACGTATCATTCTGCTGATTGCTAACGAGCGGTAAACTAACAAACAAGTTCCAAGAGAAAATCCGGACCATGCTGCCCGTTAAGCAAGCAGAAGCGCTAATTCTCAGCTTAGTTAACCCCTTATCGCCCGCTCAAGATACAGAAGTTTTAGACTTACTGTCTGCGTCTCGGCGGATTTTGACAGCAGCGGTTACGAGTGCGCTTGATTTTCCTCACTGGGACAATTCAGCGATGGATGGCTATGCAGTGCGCTTTGCCGATGTGCAGTCCTGCAAGGCTGAGCAACCTGCAACGCTAGAAATTGTGGAGGAAATTCCCGCAGGGTATCAACCGCAGCAAACGATTCAGCCTGGGCAAGCCGCCCGGATTCTGACTGGGGCCATGATGCCAGCGGGAGCCGATACTGTTGTGATGCAAGAGCGCACCCAGCGTCAAGGCGATCGCGTCACCATTCTAGAAGCCCCAGAATTTCAAGCTTTTGTGCGGCAGCGAGCAGCCTTTTACCAAGCGGGCACCCCCCTCCTGAAACCAGGCATTGAACTAAACGCGCCCGAAATCGCAGTATTAGCAGCAGCCCAGTGCGCGCAAGTCAGCGTTTACCGCCGTCCTCGGGTTGCCATCCTCTCGACTGGTAGTGAGTTAGTTGCCCCAGACCAACCTTTGCAACCTGGGCAAATTGTGGACTCGAACCAGTACGCTTTAGCCGCGTTGGTGCAGCAGCTAGGAGCAGAACCCTTGCTGCTAGGGGGGATTCCAGATGAACCGGAAGCCTTAAAGTCAGCGATCGCCCAAGCAATCACTACTGCCGATGTCGTGCTTTCCTCCGGCGGTGTTTCCGTTGGTGACTATGACTACGTGGATGAGATCTTGGCAACACTGGGAGCCGAAATCCACATTCGAGCCGTAGCCATCAAACCAGGCAAACCTTTGACAGTGGCAACTTTTGCGGCACCCCAAGCGCGTTCGGTTTTGTACTTCGGGCTACCTGGGAATCCCGTTTCAGCTTTGGTTACTTTCTGGCGCTTCGTTCAACCCACGCTCCGCAAACTATCAGGATTAGCTCAAGGCTGGGAACCGACGTTTATTAAAGCCTGCACCCAGCAAGATTTACGCTCCGATGGCAAGCGAGAGGGCTATCTTTGGGGACATCTGCAATTGGTGGATGGTGACTACGAATTTCGTCTAGCAGGAGGCAGCCATAGCTCTGGCAACCTGATCAACCTGGCCCAAACCAATGGCTTAGCGATGTTACCTGTAGGTCAAACCGCGATCGCCGCAGGCACAGAAATATTTGTCATGCAAGTCGATTGAATCAAAAATCGATTCACTTCCAGCACCAACTTCCAGCAATCACTTCGAGCCTCATACAATTAAACTCGTCTGAAGGAGGTCTGGAGGACGCAGCCGTCCTTCAGCGGGAGTTTGAGGGCAGGTGCCCTCAAGGCTCGGATTCGCCAAGTGTCACCAAAACCATCCGAGAGATGTGATCGCCCCAGAGACCTGCGCCGGCAACCAGTACTATAAATAACTAGCCCTTGCTTCAGAAAGCCCTGCACCCTTCAGCACCTACTTGTCTATGGTTTCCACCAACGTGAACCCCACCTCCGCAAAACCTCGCTCGCGATCGCAAATAGGTGTTGCAATGATTGGCACAGGTTTTGGGCAAAAAGTTCACCTTCCAGGGTTTCAAGCCCACGATCGCACCCAAGTAGTGGCAGTGTATCACCGGGATCTAGCCCAAGCCAGAGCGATCGCCGAAGCCCACCAAATCCCCCATGCTTGCAGCAGCGTCGCAGAAATTGCCGCTTTGCCAGAAGTGCAGGCCGTCAGTATTTCTACACCCCCGTTTCTGCACTACGACATGGCCCAAACCGTATTGCAAGCAGGCAAACACATCTTGCTAGAAAAGCCGACAACCCTCTCCGCCACAGAAGCCAAAAACTTGTATCATTTTGCAGCCAACCAGCAAGCGATCGCAGCCCTCGATTTTGAATTTCGCTGTGTCCCTGCTTGGCAACGCTTGGCTGAGCTGCTAGCCGAAGGTTATGTCGGTGAAACTCGCTTGATCAAAATTGACTGGCTGGTTTCCAGCCGAGCCGATGCCACCCGTCCTTGGAATTGGTATGCTCAGCGAGAAAAAGGAGGCGGTGCTTTAGGCGCGATCGGTTCCCATGCCTTTGACTACATTGCTTGGCTGTTCGGCCCCATCCAACGCCTATCGGCTCGGCTGAGTACTTCTATCCCGGCACGTCCCGACCCCAGAACGGGCGAGCAGAAAACGGTCGATGCCGACGACACCTGCATGCTGATGCTAGAGCTAGCCAACGGTACACCTTGCCAAGTTTGCCTCAGCTCCGTTACCTATCAAGGTCGTGGTCACTGGATAGAAGTGTATGGCGATCGCGGCACTTTGGTTTTAGGCAGCAACAACCAAAAAGATTACGTGCATGGGTTTCAGCTTTGGGCCAGCCAAGGCGGACAACCCCTGAGCTTGGTAGAAATTCCCAAGCGCTTAGAGTTTCCTAAAACCTACCTGGATGGTCGGATTGCACCGTTTATGGGGGTGGTCGATCGCTGGGTGCAAGGAATTGATCAACGAGCCGCGATCGCCCCTTCCTTGCGTGAAGGTGTCTACTCACAATTGCTGATGGACTTAACCCAGCAATCCCACACCGCAGGAACTTGGGTAGAAGTGCCCGATTTAGAGCAATTCTTAGCAAGTTGAGCTTGGGTTCACTCTAGGAAAGTTGGTAACGCATCCCAGGCGCTTGCGACACCAAACCCAGTAATTCCAACTGCAGCAGCGCACTGGAAACTGCTGCCGCTGCTAGCCCTACCTGCTGGACAATCACATCAAAGGCTGTAGGCTCAGCCGTTAACGACTGCAAAACGGTTTGCAACTCTGGCGCTAAGTTTGGAATTAAAGCGTGGCTCGAATGGCTAGGGGCAGCCTTGGCGCTTGGGGCTGCTGACGCTACCACCTGTAGACGTGGCATTGTACCGAGCATCTCTAGCAGATGGATTTCGCTTAAAATCGCTTGGGCTCCCACGCTTAGCAATTTCAAGCAACCCATCGAGCGGGGATTGTCTAGCGAACCAGGCAGCACGTAGACATCGCGACCATAATCATTCGCCAGATGAGCCGTAATTAAAGCGCCAGATTTGCCGGGTGCTTCCATTACCAAAACTGCGCGACTTAACCCTGCAATGATGCGATTGCGCCGGGGAAAATGGCTGCGATCGGGTTGCGTCCCAGCGGGATATTCGCTCACTAGCAAACCC
Proteins encoded in this window:
- the glp gene encoding gephyrin-like molybdotransferase Glp, which codes for MLPVKQAEALILSLVNPLSPAQDTEVLDLLSASRRILTAAVTSALDFPHWDNSAMDGYAVRFADVQSCKAEQPATLEIVEEIPAGYQPQQTIQPGQAARILTGAMMPAGADTVVMQERTQRQGDRVTILEAPEFQAFVRQRAAFYQAGTPLLKPGIELNAPEIAVLAAAQCAQVSVYRRPRVAILSTGSELVAPDQPLQPGQIVDSNQYALAALVQQLGAEPLLLGGIPDEPEALKSAIAQAITTADVVLSSGGVSVGDYDYVDEILATLGAEIHIRAVAIKPGKPLTVATFAAPQARSVLYFGLPGNPVSALVTFWRFVQPTLRKLSGLAQGWEPTFIKACTQQDLRSDGKREGYLWGHLQLVDGDYEFRLAGGSHSSGNLINLAQTNGLAMLPVGQTAIAAGTEIFVMQVD
- a CDS encoding Gfo/Idh/MocA family protein, coding for MVSTNVNPTSAKPRSRSQIGVAMIGTGFGQKVHLPGFQAHDRTQVVAVYHRDLAQARAIAEAHQIPHACSSVAEIAALPEVQAVSISTPPFLHYDMAQTVLQAGKHILLEKPTTLSATEAKNLYHFAANQQAIAALDFEFRCVPAWQRLAELLAEGYVGETRLIKIDWLVSSRADATRPWNWYAQREKGGGALGAIGSHAFDYIAWLFGPIQRLSARLSTSIPARPDPRTGEQKTVDADDTCMLMLELANGTPCQVCLSSVTYQGRGHWIEVYGDRGTLVLGSNNQKDYVHGFQLWASQGGQPLSLVEIPKRLEFPKTYLDGRIAPFMGVVDRWVQGIDQRAAIAPSLREGVYSQLLMDLTQQSHTAGTWVEVPDLEQFLAS